In Thunnus maccoyii chromosome 3, fThuMac1.1, whole genome shotgun sequence, the following proteins share a genomic window:
- the LOC121891954 gene encoding AMP deaminase 2-like isoform X3 → MSGDLCGASGPKPLKPQRSLPGTPLSHYPVDLRTSMEEKYKEIAEELFTRSMAESEMRSAPYEFPEDSPIEQLEERRHRLERQISQDIKLEPEILLRAKQDFMKIDSAADLELMKEASVDTVDDGFKEKEMPMEREYQRVSISGEEKCGVPFTDLVDAAKCVVKALFIREKYINRSMQSFCKTTAHALQDLGMTPLEQGIYDDIPETPVDADAPVHPPVSETHPYDNQDPMNMPADTGYGCKMVDGVVHVYTKKTNMDKSSELDLPYPDLKEYIADMNVMMALIINGPVKSFCYRRLQYLSSKFQMHILLNEMKELAAQKKVPHRDFYNIRKVDTHIHASSCMNQKHLLRFIKRAMKKYPEEIVHIENGRGQTLKEVFESMNLTAFDLSVDTLDMHADRNTFHRFDKFNAKYNPIGESILREIFIKTDNHIEGKYFAHIVKEVMYDLEESKYQNSELRLSIYGRSRDEWDKLAQWAVKHRVYSHNVRWLIQVPRLFDVYHTKKQLANFQEMLENIFMPLFEVTINPRSHPELHLFLQHVVGFDSVDDESKPEHHIFNLDSPLPVNWTEEDNPPYSYYLYYTYANMTVLNHLRRRRGFHTFVLRPHCGEAGPIHHLVSGFILSENISHGLLLRKAPVLQYLYYLAQIGIAMSPLSNNSLFLSYHRNPLPEYLSRGLMVSLSTDDPLQFHFTKEPLMEEYSIATQVWKLSSCDMCELARNSVLMSGFSHKAKSYWLGPNYSKEGPVSNDIRRTNVPDIRVAYRSETLSEELQLIIQAVRTEELDTIDEEDTLSMGPLPGRH, encoded by the exons ACCTGTGTGGTGCATCTGGGCCCAAACCCCTCAAGCCCCAGCGATCTCTTCCAGGGACACCTCTCTCTCACTACCCAGTCGACCTGCGAACATCCATGGAAGAGAAGTACAAAGAGATTGCAGAG GAGCTGTTCACACGCAGCATGGCAGAGAGCGAGATGCGCAGTGCTCCATATGAGTTCCCGGAAGACAGTCCCATCGAACAGCTGGAAGAGCGTCGGCACCGCCTGGAGAGGCAAATCAGCCAGGACATTAA GCTTGAGCCAGAGATCTTGCTCCGCGCCAAACAGGACTTCATGAAAATCGACAGTGCTGCAGACCTAGA GTTAATGAAGGAGGCGAGTGTGGACACTGTTGATGATGGCTTTAAGGAGAAGGAAATGCCAATGGAGAGAGAGTACCAGCGGGTCTCAATATCTGGAGAGGAAAAGTGCGGG GTGCCCTTCACTGACCTGGTAGATGCTGCCAAGTGTGTGGTGAAGGCATTATTCATCCGGGAGAAGTACATAAACCGATCCATGCAGAGCTTTTGTAAGACCACAGCTCACGCCTTGCAGGACCTTGGGATGACGCCTCTGGAACAGGGAATCTATGATGATATACCAGAGACCCCTGTAGATGCTG ATGCCCCCGTCCACCCACCTGTTTCAGAGACACACCCTTACGACAATCAGGACCCCATGAATATGCCGGCAGACACAGGATATGGTTGCAAGATGGTGGATGGAGTAGTCCATGTCTACACcaagaaaaccaacatggacAA AAGTTCAGAACTGGACCTGCCGTATCCTGACCTGAAAGAGTATATTGCAGATATGAATGTTATGATGGCCCTCATTATCAACGGGccagt CAAGTCTTTCTGCTACCGTCGCCTACAGTACCTAAGCTCTAAATTCCAGATGCACATCCTCCTGAATGAGATGAAAGAGCTGGCAGCTCAGAAGAAAGTTCCTCACAGAGACTTCTACAACATACGAAAG gtagacacacacatacatgcatctTCTTGCATGAACCAGAAGCACCTGCTGCGATTCATCAAGAGAGCCATGAAGAAATACCCGGAGGAGATTGTCCACATAGAGAACGGGCGGGGCCAGACCCTCAAGGAGGTGTTTGAGTCTATGAACCTGACAGCCTTCGACCTGAGTGTGGACACTCTGGACATGCACGCG gACCGTAACACCTTCCATCGGTTCGACAAGTTCAATGCCAAATACAACCCGATTGGAGAATCCATCCTCAGAGAGATCTTCATCAAGACTGACAACCACATTGAAGGAAAATACTTTGCACACATAGTCAAG GAAGTGATGTATGACTTGGAGGAGAGCAAGTACCAGAACTCTGAGCTACGTCTGTCCATCTATGGCCGCTCCAGAGACGAATGGGACAAGCTGGCCCAGTGGGCTGTCAAACATCGAGTGTACTCTCATAATGTGCGCTGGCTTATCCAGGTGCCTCGGCTTTT TGACGTGTACCACACAAAGAAGCAGCTGGCTAATTTCCAGGAGATGCTGGAGAACATCTTCATGCCTCTGTTTGAAGTCACGATCAACCCGCGCAGTCATCCTGAGCTGCATCTCTTCCTGCAGCAT GTGGTAGGCTTTGACAGCGTAGATGATGAGTCCAAACCCGAGCACCACATTTTCAATCTTGACAGTCCGCTGCCAGTGAACTGGACAGAAGAGGACAACCCACCCTACTCCTACTACCTCTACTACACCTATGCCAACATGACTGTGCTCAACCACCTGCGAAG GAGGCGAGGCTTCCATACGTTTGTGCTGCGACCTCACTGTGGGGAGGCGGGGCCGATCCACCACCTGGTGTCAGGTTTCATCTTATCAGAGAACATCTCCCACGGCCTGCTGCTCAGAAAG GCCCCGGTGCTGCAGTATCTTTATTACCTGGCTCAAATTGGCATTGCCATGTCACCACTGAGTAACAACAGCCTGTTCCTCAGTTACCACCGCAACCCGCTGCCAGAGTACCTGTCAAGAGGCCTCATGGTCTCTCTGTCCACTGATGATCCCCTTCAGTTCCACTTCACCAAG GAGCCTTTGATGGAGGAGTACAGCATTGCCACTCAAGTCTGGAAGCTGAGTTCCTGTGACATGTGTGAGCTGGCAAGAAACAGTGTTCTCATGAGCGGGTTTTCACACAAG GCCAAAAGCTACTGGTTGGGCCCCAACTATTCCAAGGAGGGTCCTGTGAGTAATGACATCCGTCGTACCAACGTCCCTGACATCCGTGTGGCATACCGCAGTGAGACGCTCTCCGAGGAGCTTCAGCTCATCATTCAAGCTGTACGCACGGAAGAGCTGGACACCATTGATGAGGAGGACACTCTGTCCATGGGCCCTCTCCCAGGACGCCACTGA
- the LOC121891954 gene encoding AMP deaminase 2-like isoform X5: protein MLRWTTSSLYWLMKEASVDTVDDGFKEKEMPMEREYQRVSISGEEKCGVPFTDLVDAAKCVVKALFIREKYINRSMQSFCKTTAHALQDLGMTPLEQGIYDDIPETPVDADAPVHPPVSETHPYDNQDPMNMPADTGYGCKMVDGVVHVYTKKTNMDKSSELDLPYPDLKEYIADMNVMMALIINGPVKSFCYRRLQYLSSKFQMHILLNEMKELAAQKKVPHRDFYNIRKVDTHIHASSCMNQKHLLRFIKRAMKKYPEEIVHIENGRGQTLKEVFESMNLTAFDLSVDTLDMHADRNTFHRFDKFNAKYNPIGESILREIFIKTDNHIEGKYFAHIVKEVMYDLEESKYQNSELRLSIYGRSRDEWDKLAQWAVKHRVYSHNVRWLIQVPRLFDVYHTKKQLANFQEMLENIFMPLFEVTINPRSHPELHLFLQHVVGFDSVDDESKPEHHIFNLDSPLPVNWTEEDNPPYSYYLYYTYANMTVLNHLRRRRGFHTFVLRPHCGEAGPIHHLVSGFILSENISHGLLLRKAPVLQYLYYLAQIGIAMSPLSNNSLFLSYHRNPLPEYLSRGLMVSLSTDDPLQFHFTKEPLMEEYSIATQVWKLSSCDMCELARNSVLMSGFSHKAKSYWLGPNYSKEGPVSNDIRRTNVPDIRVAYRSETLSEELQLIIQAVRTEELDTIDEEDTLSMGPLPGRH from the exons ATGTTGAGATGGACCACATCTTCCCTCTACTG GTTAATGAAGGAGGCGAGTGTGGACACTGTTGATGATGGCTTTAAGGAGAAGGAAATGCCAATGGAGAGAGAGTACCAGCGGGTCTCAATATCTGGAGAGGAAAAGTGCGGG GTGCCCTTCACTGACCTGGTAGATGCTGCCAAGTGTGTGGTGAAGGCATTATTCATCCGGGAGAAGTACATAAACCGATCCATGCAGAGCTTTTGTAAGACCACAGCTCACGCCTTGCAGGACCTTGGGATGACGCCTCTGGAACAGGGAATCTATGATGATATACCAGAGACCCCTGTAGATGCTG ATGCCCCCGTCCACCCACCTGTTTCAGAGACACACCCTTACGACAATCAGGACCCCATGAATATGCCGGCAGACACAGGATATGGTTGCAAGATGGTGGATGGAGTAGTCCATGTCTACACcaagaaaaccaacatggacAA AAGTTCAGAACTGGACCTGCCGTATCCTGACCTGAAAGAGTATATTGCAGATATGAATGTTATGATGGCCCTCATTATCAACGGGccagt CAAGTCTTTCTGCTACCGTCGCCTACAGTACCTAAGCTCTAAATTCCAGATGCACATCCTCCTGAATGAGATGAAAGAGCTGGCAGCTCAGAAGAAAGTTCCTCACAGAGACTTCTACAACATACGAAAG gtagacacacacatacatgcatctTCTTGCATGAACCAGAAGCACCTGCTGCGATTCATCAAGAGAGCCATGAAGAAATACCCGGAGGAGATTGTCCACATAGAGAACGGGCGGGGCCAGACCCTCAAGGAGGTGTTTGAGTCTATGAACCTGACAGCCTTCGACCTGAGTGTGGACACTCTGGACATGCACGCG gACCGTAACACCTTCCATCGGTTCGACAAGTTCAATGCCAAATACAACCCGATTGGAGAATCCATCCTCAGAGAGATCTTCATCAAGACTGACAACCACATTGAAGGAAAATACTTTGCACACATAGTCAAG GAAGTGATGTATGACTTGGAGGAGAGCAAGTACCAGAACTCTGAGCTACGTCTGTCCATCTATGGCCGCTCCAGAGACGAATGGGACAAGCTGGCCCAGTGGGCTGTCAAACATCGAGTGTACTCTCATAATGTGCGCTGGCTTATCCAGGTGCCTCGGCTTTT TGACGTGTACCACACAAAGAAGCAGCTGGCTAATTTCCAGGAGATGCTGGAGAACATCTTCATGCCTCTGTTTGAAGTCACGATCAACCCGCGCAGTCATCCTGAGCTGCATCTCTTCCTGCAGCAT GTGGTAGGCTTTGACAGCGTAGATGATGAGTCCAAACCCGAGCACCACATTTTCAATCTTGACAGTCCGCTGCCAGTGAACTGGACAGAAGAGGACAACCCACCCTACTCCTACTACCTCTACTACACCTATGCCAACATGACTGTGCTCAACCACCTGCGAAG GAGGCGAGGCTTCCATACGTTTGTGCTGCGACCTCACTGTGGGGAGGCGGGGCCGATCCACCACCTGGTGTCAGGTTTCATCTTATCAGAGAACATCTCCCACGGCCTGCTGCTCAGAAAG GCCCCGGTGCTGCAGTATCTTTATTACCTGGCTCAAATTGGCATTGCCATGTCACCACTGAGTAACAACAGCCTGTTCCTCAGTTACCACCGCAACCCGCTGCCAGAGTACCTGTCAAGAGGCCTCATGGTCTCTCTGTCCACTGATGATCCCCTTCAGTTCCACTTCACCAAG GAGCCTTTGATGGAGGAGTACAGCATTGCCACTCAAGTCTGGAAGCTGAGTTCCTGTGACATGTGTGAGCTGGCAAGAAACAGTGTTCTCATGAGCGGGTTTTCACACAAG GCCAAAAGCTACTGGTTGGGCCCCAACTATTCCAAGGAGGGTCCTGTGAGTAATGACATCCGTCGTACCAACGTCCCTGACATCCGTGTGGCATACCGCAGTGAGACGCTCTCCGAGGAGCTTCAGCTCATCATTCAAGCTGTACGCACGGAAGAGCTGGACACCATTGATGAGGAGGACACTCTGTCCATGGGCCCTCTCCCAGGACGCCACTGA
- the eps8l3a gene encoding epidermal growth factor receptor kinase substrate 8-like protein 3 gives MLRSNSPFGNDTGSYAGSIQSNGYSTMDEVSSQLSCMSTPSAKSIYLQRKEYAVSMNKMLNKLRYRVEHLFTCELDGKEMRSIADCVERLKLLDGMGRVWGQNMLMEVRGANLLLTDIETKEELESIALSDILELKAVLNAAVFNSLLTVSVQSGRKQTTSVFMFQCEEVRADYVQKDLSRVLSQRQQDSSISNSGPIAGHEGMKNLRNTTTTEPKEQKPAVDPVPRWTSPDYEEEEDEEEEEEEVEEEPLPSRGRVPTPLPSTTKENPLPPPRTYTELDRNVEILNHILSDIEVFMGQVAAVVAKNAKKKKKKKKGKVMDGMPPVGEFAGCLHKIKSGFNLLGELNGKISNPSAPGFVHSFFSALSFVVPHCPEDLPPTIVAPLLTPQCIRLMSEEASAEEDQLWQSLGDAWNIPSTKWPEDDEDIPTYTLEFSDGWQPPKVTAAPESREPVSRQAGQKPATSQTSAWVTSPPPPTARSGESNLRQMRVMLDFISRNHRELTVRKGEVVELLDSSKQWWRVRNSRGEEGFVPNNVLETDDEQPVKQTGGSPVLTRKSKPADVKAWLEDKGFSKITVRCLGVLSGSMLLGMTREELKTVCPEEGGRVFFQLQAVKSAMAAVY, from the exons TCATCACAGTTGTCATGTATGTCGACGCCCAGTGCAAAGTCAATATACT TGCAAAGGAAGGAGTATGCAGTGTCGATGAACAAGATGCTGAACAAACTTCGGTACAGAGTGGAG CACTTGTTCACTTGTGAACTGGATGGGAAGGAGATGAGAAGCATCGCTGACTGTGTGGAGCGGCTGAAGCTGCTGGATGGGATGGGTCGTGTGTGGGGTCAGAACATGCTGATGGAGGTGCGCGGCGCCAACCTGCTGCTCACAGACATTGAAACTAAG GAAGAGCTGGAGTCCATTGCTCTCAGTGACATCCTGGAGCTAAAGGCTGTGCTGAATGCTGCAGTGTTTAACTCCCTGCTCACAGTGTCAGTCCAGTCCGGGAGAAAACAGACCACCAGTGTCTTCATGTTCCAGTGTGAGGAAGTCAGG GCTGACTATGTTCAGAAGGATCTCTCACGAGTGTTGTCACAAAGGCAACAGGATTCAAGCATCAG CAATTCAGGACCAATAGCAGGACATGAAGGAATGAAAAACCTTCGTAACACTACAACAACTGAACCCAAAGAGCAAAAGCCTGCAGTTGATCCAGTGCCCCGGTGGACTTCACCTGACTATG aggaagaggaagacgaggaggaggaggaggaggaggtggaggaagagccCTTACCATCCAGAGGGCGGGTACCAACACCGCTGCCCTCCACCACTAAAGAGaaccctcttcctcctccacgcACATACACAGAGCTGGACAGGAATGTG GAAATCTTGAATCATATTTTAAGTGACATTGAAGTCTTCATGGGACAAGTAGCTGCGGTAGTagcaaaaaatgcaaagaaaaagaagaaaaagaagaaaggaaaag TTATGGACGGCATGCCGCCTGTAGGAGAATTTGCAGGGTGTCTCCACAAGATCAAAAGTGGTTTCAACCTTCTG GGGGAACTCAATGGAAAGATTAGTAATCCCAGTGCCCCTGGATTTGTCCACTCCTTTTTCTCAGCATTATCATTT GTGGTACCTCACTGCCCTGAGGATCTGCCACCAACAATTGTGGCACCTCTGCTGACGCCTCAATGTATCCGCCTCATGAGTGAAGAGGCCTCTGCAGAAGAGGACCAGCTGTGGCAGTCTCTGGGAGATGCCTGGAACATCCCCAG TACCAAATGGCCAGAGGATGATGAGGACATCCCAACCTACACTCTGGAGTTCTCCGATGGCTGGCAGCCTCCTAAGGTGACTGCAGCACCTGAATCCAGGGAACCTGTGAGCAGACAGGCAGGTCAGAAACCTGCAACCAGCCAG ACTTCTGCTTGGGTAACATCGCCTCCACCTCCAACAGCACG ctcaGGTGAGTCAAACCTGCGGCAAATGCGTGTCATGCTTGACTTCATCTCAAGAAACCACAGAGAGCTCACCGTCAGAAAAGGAGAGGTAGTTGAG CTGCTGGACTCATCGAAGCAGTGGTGGAGAGTGAGGAACAGCAGGGGAGAGGAAGGCTTTGTACCCAATAATGTCCTGGAGACTGATGATGAACAACCTGTCAAG CAAACTGGAGGTTCTCCTGTCCTGACCAGGAAGTCCAAGCCTGCAGATGTGAAAGCCTGGCTCGAAGACAAGGGCTTCAGTAAAAT CACTGTTCGCTGTCTGGGCGTGCTGAGCGGCTCTATGCTCCTGGGGATGACCAGAGAGGAACTGAAGACAGTGTGTCCAGAGGAAGGAGGCCGAGTCTTCTTCCAGTTACAAGCGGTCAAGTCCGCTATGGCC GCTGTCTATTAA
- the LOC121891954 gene encoding AMP deaminase 2-like isoform X4, whose translation MEEKYKEIAEELFTRSMAESEMRSAPYEFPEDSPIEQLEERRHRLERQISQDIKLEPEILLRAKQDFMKIDSAADLELMKEASVDTVDDGFKEKEMPMEREYQRVSISGEEKCGVPFTDLVDAAKCVVKALFIREKYINRSMQSFCKTTAHALQDLGMTPLEQGIYDDIPETPVDADAPVHPPVSETHPYDNQDPMNMPADTGYGCKMVDGVVHVYTKKTNMDKSSELDLPYPDLKEYIADMNVMMALIINGPVKSFCYRRLQYLSSKFQMHILLNEMKELAAQKKVPHRDFYNIRKVDTHIHASSCMNQKHLLRFIKRAMKKYPEEIVHIENGRGQTLKEVFESMNLTAFDLSVDTLDMHADRNTFHRFDKFNAKYNPIGESILREIFIKTDNHIEGKYFAHIVKEVMYDLEESKYQNSELRLSIYGRSRDEWDKLAQWAVKHRVYSHNVRWLIQVPRLFDVYHTKKQLANFQEMLENIFMPLFEVTINPRSHPELHLFLQHVVGFDSVDDESKPEHHIFNLDSPLPVNWTEEDNPPYSYYLYYTYANMTVLNHLRRRRGFHTFVLRPHCGEAGPIHHLVSGFILSENISHGLLLRKAPVLQYLYYLAQIGIAMSPLSNNSLFLSYHRNPLPEYLSRGLMVSLSTDDPLQFHFTKEPLMEEYSIATQVWKLSSCDMCELARNSVLMSGFSHKAKSYWLGPNYSKEGPVSNDIRRTNVPDIRVAYRSETLSEELQLIIQAVRTEELDTIDEEDTLSMGPLPGRH comes from the exons ATGGAAGAGAAGTACAAAGAGATTGCAGAG GAGCTGTTCACACGCAGCATGGCAGAGAGCGAGATGCGCAGTGCTCCATATGAGTTCCCGGAAGACAGTCCCATCGAACAGCTGGAAGAGCGTCGGCACCGCCTGGAGAGGCAAATCAGCCAGGACATTAA GCTTGAGCCAGAGATCTTGCTCCGCGCCAAACAGGACTTCATGAAAATCGACAGTGCTGCAGACCTAGA GTTAATGAAGGAGGCGAGTGTGGACACTGTTGATGATGGCTTTAAGGAGAAGGAAATGCCAATGGAGAGAGAGTACCAGCGGGTCTCAATATCTGGAGAGGAAAAGTGCGGG GTGCCCTTCACTGACCTGGTAGATGCTGCCAAGTGTGTGGTGAAGGCATTATTCATCCGGGAGAAGTACATAAACCGATCCATGCAGAGCTTTTGTAAGACCACAGCTCACGCCTTGCAGGACCTTGGGATGACGCCTCTGGAACAGGGAATCTATGATGATATACCAGAGACCCCTGTAGATGCTG ATGCCCCCGTCCACCCACCTGTTTCAGAGACACACCCTTACGACAATCAGGACCCCATGAATATGCCGGCAGACACAGGATATGGTTGCAAGATGGTGGATGGAGTAGTCCATGTCTACACcaagaaaaccaacatggacAA AAGTTCAGAACTGGACCTGCCGTATCCTGACCTGAAAGAGTATATTGCAGATATGAATGTTATGATGGCCCTCATTATCAACGGGccagt CAAGTCTTTCTGCTACCGTCGCCTACAGTACCTAAGCTCTAAATTCCAGATGCACATCCTCCTGAATGAGATGAAAGAGCTGGCAGCTCAGAAGAAAGTTCCTCACAGAGACTTCTACAACATACGAAAG gtagacacacacatacatgcatctTCTTGCATGAACCAGAAGCACCTGCTGCGATTCATCAAGAGAGCCATGAAGAAATACCCGGAGGAGATTGTCCACATAGAGAACGGGCGGGGCCAGACCCTCAAGGAGGTGTTTGAGTCTATGAACCTGACAGCCTTCGACCTGAGTGTGGACACTCTGGACATGCACGCG gACCGTAACACCTTCCATCGGTTCGACAAGTTCAATGCCAAATACAACCCGATTGGAGAATCCATCCTCAGAGAGATCTTCATCAAGACTGACAACCACATTGAAGGAAAATACTTTGCACACATAGTCAAG GAAGTGATGTATGACTTGGAGGAGAGCAAGTACCAGAACTCTGAGCTACGTCTGTCCATCTATGGCCGCTCCAGAGACGAATGGGACAAGCTGGCCCAGTGGGCTGTCAAACATCGAGTGTACTCTCATAATGTGCGCTGGCTTATCCAGGTGCCTCGGCTTTT TGACGTGTACCACACAAAGAAGCAGCTGGCTAATTTCCAGGAGATGCTGGAGAACATCTTCATGCCTCTGTTTGAAGTCACGATCAACCCGCGCAGTCATCCTGAGCTGCATCTCTTCCTGCAGCAT GTGGTAGGCTTTGACAGCGTAGATGATGAGTCCAAACCCGAGCACCACATTTTCAATCTTGACAGTCCGCTGCCAGTGAACTGGACAGAAGAGGACAACCCACCCTACTCCTACTACCTCTACTACACCTATGCCAACATGACTGTGCTCAACCACCTGCGAAG GAGGCGAGGCTTCCATACGTTTGTGCTGCGACCTCACTGTGGGGAGGCGGGGCCGATCCACCACCTGGTGTCAGGTTTCATCTTATCAGAGAACATCTCCCACGGCCTGCTGCTCAGAAAG GCCCCGGTGCTGCAGTATCTTTATTACCTGGCTCAAATTGGCATTGCCATGTCACCACTGAGTAACAACAGCCTGTTCCTCAGTTACCACCGCAACCCGCTGCCAGAGTACCTGTCAAGAGGCCTCATGGTCTCTCTGTCCACTGATGATCCCCTTCAGTTCCACTTCACCAAG GAGCCTTTGATGGAGGAGTACAGCATTGCCACTCAAGTCTGGAAGCTGAGTTCCTGTGACATGTGTGAGCTGGCAAGAAACAGTGTTCTCATGAGCGGGTTTTCACACAAG GCCAAAAGCTACTGGTTGGGCCCCAACTATTCCAAGGAGGGTCCTGTGAGTAATGACATCCGTCGTACCAACGTCCCTGACATCCGTGTGGCATACCGCAGTGAGACGCTCTCCGAGGAGCTTCAGCTCATCATTCAAGCTGTACGCACGGAAGAGCTGGACACCATTGATGAGGAGGACACTCTGTCCATGGGCCCTCTCCCAGGACGCCACTGA